One Methanobacterium formicicum DNA segment encodes these proteins:
- a CDS encoding phenylacetate--CoA ligase family protein, whose protein sequence is MMWNEEVESKSREEMKKLQLERLQAVVNYAYENVPYYKKRFDEQGVKPQDIKTLEDIQKLPFTTKDDLRAAYPFGMFAVPQREIVEVHTSSGTTGKPTVSGYTRKDLETWSEVMARGLTMFGVDEDDIIQNTHGYGLFTGGFGVHYGAQNIGATVIPISTGQTRRQIEIMKDFQTSVLIVTPSYGLYLAEVAEEEGVTPDDLNLKSIGFGAEMWTEEMRQELQKRFNAPAYNIYGLTEIMGPGIALECPVQDGLHVMEDHFYPEIIDSETQEVLDDGEKGELVLTNLTREGMPIIRFRTKDVTSLQREPCSCGRTMVKMDRITGRTDDMLKIRGVAVFPSQIEKALLKMDGIEPHYQIIATRPHHLDELEVRVETSPKLFSDEVKELVGIKKKIEGYIHNEIGLRVKVTLVEPKTLPRSEGKAVRVIDKRELNSD, encoded by the coding sequence ATGATGTGGAATGAAGAAGTTGAATCTAAATCTAGAGAGGAGATGAAAAAACTACAGCTTGAAAGGTTACAGGCTGTTGTAAACTATGCTTACGAGAATGTTCCTTACTATAAAAAACGTTTTGATGAACAGGGTGTTAAGCCCCAGGATATTAAAACCCTGGAAGACATCCAGAAATTACCATTTACCACCAAAGATGATCTCCGTGCAGCCTATCCCTTTGGAATGTTCGCTGTACCTCAAAGGGAGATTGTAGAGGTCCACACCTCCTCCGGGACTACTGGAAAACCTACCGTGTCAGGGTACACTCGTAAGGATCTGGAAACCTGGAGCGAAGTGATGGCCCGTGGTTTAACCATGTTCGGAGTGGATGAAGATGATATAATCCAGAATACCCATGGTTACGGGCTGTTTACCGGTGGTTTCGGTGTGCATTATGGTGCTCAGAACATTGGGGCCACGGTGATTCCCATTTCCACTGGACAGACTCGCCGGCAGATCGAAATAATGAAGGACTTCCAGACCAGTGTTTTGATTGTTACACCATCCTACGGACTCTACTTGGCCGAAGTGGCTGAGGAAGAAGGTGTGACTCCAGATGATCTTAATTTGAAATCCATTGGATTTGGAGCGGAAATGTGGACTGAAGAAATGCGGCAAGAACTCCAAAAACGTTTTAATGCACCAGCGTACAATATATATGGACTTACTGAGATTATGGGTCCGGGAATTGCCCTGGAATGCCCGGTGCAGGATGGATTGCATGTGATGGAAGATCATTTCTACCCGGAGATCATTGATTCTGAAACCCAGGAAGTGCTGGATGATGGTGAAAAGGGAGAACTGGTTTTAACCAATTTAACCCGGGAAGGAATGCCCATCATTCGTTTTAGAACCAAGGATGTTACCAGTTTACAGAGAGAACCCTGTTCCTGTGGACGCACCATGGTTAAGATGGACCGTATCACTGGAAGAACCGATGATATGCTTAAGATTCGTGGAGTGGCGGTGTTCCCCTCCCAAATTGAGAAGGCACTCCTGAAGATGGATGGTATTGAACCCCACTACCAGATAATTGCCACCCGCCCACATCACCTGGATGAACTGGAAGTACGGGTGGAAACATCCCCTAAACTCTTCTCCGACGAGGTTAAAGAGTTAGTTGGAATTAAGAAGAAGATTGAAGGATATATACACAATGAAATCGGTTTAAGGGTTAAGGTTACCCTGGTAGAACCAAAGACACTGCCCCGTAGCGAGGGGAAAGCAGTGCGGGTTATTGATAAACGGGAATTAAATAGTGACTAA
- a CDS encoding indolepyruvate oxidoreductase subunit beta translates to MNPYNIYISGVGGQGIIKTSVIMGEAAMQSGLSVVVGEIHGMSQRGGVVSTQMKIGDSHSPLIEEGKTDLLLAFEPLEALRAMNMINEDSYVVVNTSTIYPFNIRQSEHPYPELSTMLDELESQAKKVIALDADGIAKGAGHILAMNMVMLGAAAAIPGFPVDKETIIKSMQDNLPEKSIPINLEAFEEGFKFCLQNL, encoded by the coding sequence ATGAATCCCTATAATATTTACATTTCAGGAGTTGGTGGTCAGGGTATCATCAAAACCTCGGTGATCATGGGAGAAGCAGCCATGCAGAGTGGTTTATCTGTAGTGGTGGGTGAAATCCACGGAATGTCCCAGAGAGGAGGAGTGGTATCCACCCAGATGAAAATAGGAGACTCCCACAGCCCCCTCATTGAAGAAGGAAAAACTGACCTTTTACTGGCCTTCGAACCATTGGAAGCCCTCCGGGCGATGAATATGATTAATGAGGATAGTTATGTGGTTGTGAACACCTCTACTATTTATCCCTTTAACATCAGGCAAAGTGAACATCCTTACCCTGAATTATCCACCATGCTGGATGAACTGGAATCCCAGGCAAAGAAGGTCATTGCCCTGGATGCTGATGGAATTGCCAAGGGTGCCGGTCACATCCTGGCCATGAACATGGTCATGTTAGGTGCTGCTGCAGCCATACCAGGATTTCCTGTGGATAAAGAAACCATAATAAAATCAATGCAGGATAACCTGCCAGAAAAGAGTATTCCTATAAATTTAGAGGCCTTTGAGGAAGGGTTTAAGTTCTGTTTGCAGAATCTCTAA
- a CDS encoding PsbP-related protein — protein sequence MSEDGPPRLRRPENGNGKRDSSKLGKARADIKEKVSSLKLKKGETSLSSKVSSFKPNKISTGKHEKEGPRKLRVPHTQADKKSSSKDIRTKFLKTIGQKPIWSIIGIIILIILVAGTALWITGDKNQTNISNNTTQHVVNSTNHYNNGNISFDYPAGWNVTNGTSSSLIVSVSQDENNSFSIFEEELLTRNFTYRVAKWRSNVLEKGIIYYEGDLTIDNVTAYELEANYKPGDKVFTTRGIALQKNNTAYFIIFVFDKALLDYKSEMDTVINSFHVNA from the coding sequence TTGAGCGAAGATGGGCCGCCTCGATTAAGAAGACCAGAAAATGGTAATGGTAAGAGAGATTCATCCAAATTGGGAAAGGCACGTGCCGATATTAAGGAGAAAGTGAGTTCTCTTAAATTGAAAAAAGGGGAGACCTCCCTTTCCAGTAAAGTTTCCTCCTTTAAACCCAACAAAATCAGCACAGGGAAACATGAAAAGGAGGGTCCCCGTAAGCTGAGAGTTCCCCACACCCAAGCTGATAAAAAATCCAGTTCTAAGGACATTAGAACAAAATTCCTTAAAACCATAGGGCAAAAACCTATTTGGAGCATTATTGGAATTATTATTCTGATTATCCTGGTTGCTGGTACGGCGCTATGGATTACTGGTGATAAAAACCAGACTAATATCAGTAACAACACCACCCAACACGTTGTTAATTCTACAAATCATTATAATAATGGTAATATCTCTTTTGATTATCCTGCAGGTTGGAATGTTACCAATGGCACGTCTTCTTCCCTGATTGTTTCCGTTTCCCAGGATGAAAATAACAGTTTTTCCATCTTCGAGGAAGAATTACTTACCCGGAATTTCACCTACAGAGTAGCTAAATGGCGTTCAAATGTTTTAGAAAAGGGCATAATTTATTATGAAGGTGATTTAACTATTGACAATGTCACTGCTTATGAACTGGAAGCCAACTACAAGCCGGGAGATAAGGTTTTCACCACCCGTGGAATTGCCTTACAAAAGAATAACACTGCTTATTTCATTATCTTTGTCTTTGATAAAGCCCTTCTGGACTATAAATCCGAGATGGACACAGTGATAAACAGTTTTCATGTAAATGCATAA
- a CDS encoding sodium:solute symporter family protein: protein MDLMVLTVVVLIFLLINGYVGYIAWRRTKSADDYMVAGRETHPFIMALSYGATFISTAAIVGFGGVAANYGMGILWLVFLNILVGIFIAFVFFGKRTRRMGHNLSALTFPEFLSRRFNSRFIQYFSGAVIFIGMPIYASVVLVGMARFVETTLQLDYNIALVVMAAIVAIYVIFGGIRGVMYTDALQGSIMFFGMIFLLGAIYWMLGGVVDANQALTNLVNIVPANTTAAATATGFTGWTSMPALGSTFWWTLVSSLIMGVGIGVLSQPQLVVRFMTVKSNRELNRAVLIGGVFIFVMTFGAYVVGSLSNVYFFQTTGQTAVQAAGGNLDKVIPTFIAAAMPLWFAYLFMVALLSAAMSTLSANFHVQGTAFGRDIYETIVNKTGISSVRVARIGIVIAVIIAVIMGFVLPASVVAVGTSMWFGITAAAFLAIYVAAVYWKRATKEGAIAGLLSGTLVSLFWIIFGYKKTAEPLGISKALMGHSTIITSVPWPTVDPMVIALPVAIIATIVVSLLTKPPEKEFVDKCFEGIDTAKGK from the coding sequence GTGGACTTAATGGTATTGACTGTTGTTGTTTTGATATTTCTCCTGATAAATGGATATGTGGGTTATATTGCATGGCGAAGGACCAAGAGTGCCGATGATTACATGGTTGCGGGCAGGGAAACCCATCCATTCATCATGGCCCTGAGTTATGGGGCTACCTTCATCAGCACAGCGGCTATTGTTGGATTTGGAGGGGTTGCTGCCAATTATGGGATGGGCATCCTATGGCTGGTCTTTCTAAACATCCTGGTGGGGATATTCATAGCCTTCGTATTCTTTGGTAAACGAACGCGAAGAATGGGACACAATTTAAGTGCCTTAACCTTTCCTGAATTTTTATCCCGACGTTTTAACAGTCGATTTATTCAGTACTTCTCAGGGGCAGTTATCTTCATTGGAATGCCCATCTATGCTTCGGTAGTTCTGGTGGGTATGGCCCGGTTTGTGGAAACAACACTGCAGCTTGATTATAACATAGCACTGGTGGTAATGGCTGCTATTGTAGCTATTTATGTTATTTTTGGAGGAATACGTGGTGTCATGTATACTGATGCCCTGCAGGGAAGTATAATGTTCTTTGGAATGATATTTTTATTGGGTGCAATTTACTGGATGTTAGGAGGTGTAGTTGACGCCAACCAGGCCTTAACCAATCTGGTGAATATTGTACCGGCCAATACTACTGCGGCAGCCACTGCCACTGGATTCACGGGGTGGACGTCCATGCCTGCTTTGGGGAGCACTTTCTGGTGGACACTGGTATCCAGTCTGATTATGGGTGTGGGTATTGGGGTACTATCCCAGCCCCAGCTTGTGGTCCGTTTCATGACCGTTAAATCAAACCGTGAATTAAACCGGGCAGTCCTGATTGGTGGGGTTTTCATATTCGTCATGACTTTCGGGGCCTATGTGGTGGGTTCACTCTCCAATGTCTATTTCTTCCAGACAACCGGCCAAACTGCAGTTCAGGCTGCAGGGGGAAACCTGGATAAGGTCATACCCACATTCATCGCCGCGGCCATGCCCTTATGGTTCGCCTACCTCTTTATGGTCGCCCTGTTATCCGCAGCCATGTCCACCCTCTCGGCCAATTTCCATGTGCAGGGAACCGCCTTTGGAAGGGATATCTATGAAACCATTGTCAATAAAACCGGAATATCCTCGGTAAGGGTAGCCCGGATCGGGATCGTTATTGCGGTGATTATTGCGGTGATTATGGGATTCGTCTTACCGGCCAGTGTAGTGGCGGTGGGAACATCCATGTGGTTTGGAATCACGGCTGCTGCATTCCTGGCAATATACGTGGCTGCCGTCTACTGGAAAAGGGCCACCAAAGAAGGAGCAATTGCTGGATTACTGTCCGGAACACTAGTCAGTTTATTCTGGATTATATTCGGTTACAAGAAAACTGCTGAGCCCCTGGGTATTTCCAAAGCACTTATGGGACATTCCACTATCATAACCTCGGTTCCCTGGCCCACCGTGGATCCCATGGTGATTGCCCTACCAGTGGCTATCATTGCCACCATAGTGGTCAGTTTACTCACCAAACCTCCAGAAAAGGAATTTGTGGATAAATGTTTTGAAGGCATAGACACGGCCAAGGGAAAATAA
- a CDS encoding MBL fold metallo-hydrolase produces MKIQPFLYKKSDKKTWDDVFQSPCPVEVESLKTGTVLINRKGTINPHHPLSGDVTSEELEVPILAHWVHHPEKGDFLLDVGLDSSYFADSRGGLEGTEVDEYQQDRHENIAYHLKINNINPQMVFLSHLHSDHAAGVRELSKNIPYITGKGEYQEYQPQIHGDFLEGMEELVEIDYSQAPVMPLLGASVDLLGDGSLWAIHTPGHTPGHSSFLVNGLEGPVLLAMDAAFIPENLEMGVAPSDYTWNVDLAQKSLEKIIEFLGEYPQVRVVAGHELLKMF; encoded by the coding sequence ATGAAAATCCAACCATTCCTTTATAAAAAATCCGATAAAAAGACCTGGGATGATGTTTTCCAGAGTCCCTGTCCAGTTGAAGTAGAGAGCCTCAAAACCGGGACAGTGCTAATTAACCGGAAGGGAACCATTAATCCCCATCACCCCCTGTCTGGTGATGTTACCAGTGAAGAACTGGAAGTGCCCATCCTGGCCCATTGGGTCCACCACCCGGAAAAGGGTGATTTTCTTCTGGATGTGGGATTGGATTCCTCTTACTTCGCTGATTCCCGTGGGGGATTAGAGGGGACTGAAGTTGATGAATACCAGCAGGATAGGCATGAAAATATAGCCTATCACCTGAAAATCAATAATATCAATCCTCAAATGGTTTTTTTAAGTCATCTGCACAGTGATCATGCAGCAGGAGTCAGGGAACTGTCTAAAAACATTCCATATATAACGGGAAAAGGGGAATACCAGGAATACCAGCCCCAGATACACGGTGACTTCTTAGAGGGGATGGAAGAGTTAGTGGAAATCGATTACTCCCAGGCACCGGTAATGCCCCTGCTAGGTGCCAGTGTGGATCTGTTGGGTGATGGGTCGCTATGGGCCATCCATACGCCGGGACACACCCCTGGACATAGTTCTTTCCTGGTGAATGGCTTGGAGGGTCCAGTTTTACTGGCCATGGACGCTGCTTTCATCCCTGAAAACCTGGAGATGGGTGTGGCCCCCAGTGACTACACCTGGAATGTGGACCTAGCCCAGAAAAGTCTGGAGAAAATAATCGAATTTT
- a CDS encoding ACT domain-containing protein — protein MKIKQLSIFLENKKGRMRNALDVLADAGFNIRALSIADTSDFGILRLIVPEPDKAQSILEDNNFVVKMGYVIAVEMSDQPGGLSTILGILDDSDINLDYLYAFVDEKEERAIVLLHPEDIDAGVKALEKGGATVIPPEEVYDW, from the coding sequence GTGAAAATAAAACAGTTATCAATATTCTTGGAGAATAAGAAGGGTAGAATGAGGAATGCGCTGGATGTTCTGGCTGATGCTGGCTTCAACATCCGGGCCCTATCCATTGCTGACACCTCAGACTTCGGTATTTTAAGGTTAATTGTACCAGAACCTGATAAAGCTCAAAGTATCCTGGAAGATAACAACTTCGTGGTGAAGATGGGCTATGTCATCGCTGTGGAGATGTCAGACCAGCCAGGGGGGCTCAGCACCATTCTGGGAATATTGGATGACTCGGATATAAACTTGGATTATCTTTACGCCTTTGTGGATGAAAAAGAAGAAAGAGCCATAGTATTACTCCATCCGGAGGATATAGATGCCGGAGTCAAGGCCCTGGAAAAAGGTGGGGCCACAGTGATTCCACCGGAGGAAGTTTACGATTGGTAG